One window of the Candidatus Saccharibacteria bacterium genome contains the following:
- the dcm gene encoding DNA (cytosine-5-)-methyltransferase — protein MSNTTYTTIDLFAGIGGIRKGFEATGRFRTIYANDFDKHCKLTYDANFKNTPLTVKDIHEVGLVKDGVESFDFLLGGFPCQAFSVAGHKQGLDDHKGRGILFEEIERLLKEAADTQTIPPQGFMLENVKNLLNHDNKRTYPIIKQRLEALGYHLDERVYNSLDFGVPQNRERVYIVGFRSPEVMAAFKWPEIPGRGNLQVQDLLDSEVDPVHYYEGKPLYDRIKDYVTSDSTVYQYRRNYVRENAKGVSPTLMANMGMGGHNVPIIKDAYGIRRLTPSECGRLQGYNNLVIPAGLSYHQIYRQIGNSVTVPVINAVAEAMLQALDSVKNKKMSIPEITKRELVSIK, from the coding sequence GTGAGCAATACTACATACACTACTATTGATCTGTTTGCGGGGATAGGCGGTATCCGCAAAGGGTTCGAAGCAACTGGCAGATTTAGGACAATTTATGCCAATGATTTTGATAAGCACTGCAAGTTGACCTATGACGCCAATTTCAAAAACACACCCCTTACTGTCAAAGACATTCACGAAGTCGGACTAGTTAAGGACGGCGTTGAGTCGTTTGATTTTCTATTAGGCGGGTTTCCATGCCAGGCATTTTCTGTTGCAGGCCACAAGCAGGGGCTTGACGATCACAAGGGACGAGGTATTCTCTTCGAAGAAATCGAACGCTTACTTAAAGAGGCAGCCGACACGCAGACCATACCTCCTCAGGGTTTCATGTTAGAAAATGTTAAGAATCTCCTTAATCATGACAATAAACGAACCTACCCTATTATTAAGCAAAGGCTCGAAGCGCTTGGTTATCACCTGGATGAAAGAGTTTACAACAGTCTAGATTTTGGTGTGCCACAAAACCGTGAAAGGGTGTACATTGTGGGCTTTCGTTCGCCTGAAGTCATGGCAGCATTCAAATGGCCTGAGATACCTGGTCGCGGTAATCTGCAAGTACAAGATTTGCTGGATTCAGAAGTTGACCCCGTTCATTACTATGAGGGTAAGCCGCTTTATGATCGCATCAAGGATTATGTTACTTCTGACTCAACCGTTTATCAGTACCGCAGGAATTATGTACGCGAGAATGCCAAAGGAGTATCACCAACACTAATGGCGAATATGGGCATGGGTGGCCATAACGTGCCAATCATAAAAGATGCGTATGGCATACGTCGGCTCACTCCTTCTGAATGCGGTCGTTTGCAGGGATACAATAATTTAGTAATACCTGCCGGGCTTTCATATCATCAAATCTATCGACAGATCGGCAACTCAGTTACCGTACCAGTGATTAACGCTGTAGCTGAGGCAATGCTACAGGCACTCGATTCTGTAAAGAATAAAAAAATGTCTATACCCGAGATCACTAAGAGAGAGCTAGTATCCATTAAATAA
- a CDS encoding helix-turn-helix transcriptional regulator, producing the protein MFIRDRNHTVVNRVREVRTGLKMTQDELAERVEATRQTIISIEKGNYVPSVLLALRIASILEKNVEELFRYEKI; encoded by the coding sequence ATGTTTATACGAGATAGAAATCATACCGTCGTAAATCGGGTACGCGAAGTGCGCACCGGGCTAAAGATGACCCAAGACGAGCTAGCAGAGCGGGTGGAGGCAACCCGACAAACAATCATATCCATTGAAAAAGGAAATTATGTGCCGAGCGTACTGCTTGCGCTACGGATTGCGAGTATACTAGAGAAAAACGTTGAGGAGCTCTTTCGCTATGAAAAAATATAA
- a CDS encoding thioredoxin family protein, giving the protein MNKKALISIVIIGLILIGGGVFAYTNNQNNEKEEKMAMQKKSDEAAMEKKQSDAAMEQDAMTKTEDSTMKDDAMAKHGSYITLADYTKDPNAYVDSKKVYFFHASWCPICQGIDKEIKADMTKLPTGVTLIKTDFDSSTELRKKYGVTTQYTFVQVDANGNETAQWSATSLSDALAGIRA; this is encoded by the coding sequence ATGAATAAAAAAGCACTTATTAGCATCGTTATCATAGGGCTCATACTTATCGGGGGCGGAGTATTCGCCTACACAAACAACCAAAATAATGAAAAAGAAGAAAAGATGGCTATGCAGAAGAAATCCGACGAAGCAGCCATGGAAAAAAAGCAGTCAGACGCAGCCATGGAACAGGACGCTATGACCAAAACCGAAGACTCCACGATGAAGGATGATGCTATGGCGAAACACGGCAGTTACATTACACTCGCCGACTACACGAAAGACCCGAACGCCTACGTAGACAGCAAGAAAGTATATTTTTTCCACGCGAGCTGGTGCCCTATTTGTCAGGGTATAGACAAGGAAATCAAAGCCGACATGACAAAACTTCCCACTGGAGTCACACTCATTAAAACCGACTTCGACAGCTCAACAGAACTGCGCAAAAAATACGGCGTCACCACGCAGTACACGTTCGTTCAGGTCGATGCCAACGGCAACGAAACAGCCCAGTGGTCGGCAACCTCACTTTCTGATGCGCTCGCTGGTATAAGGGCGTAG